The Nitrospirota bacterium genome segment TTTTTTTACGACGGTGCTTAGGCAGAGTGGCGATTACTGGGTAGCCCTGTGTCTTGAGAATGGGCTGGTAGGGCAGGGCAGGACAAAGGAACAAGCCATTGAAAAACTAAAAGAAGCTATTGCCTCCCTTGAAGAGGTTCAGAAGACAGAGGACATCTATAGTGCACCTCTTTCAATAAAAGAGCTACATGAATTTCTCACAGTAGAAGAAAAAGAACCCCTTTCAGAGCCTTATGAGGTAAGAGCAGTGTATGCCTAAGGGCATCCCAGCTCTTAAGCCAAAAGAACTAATCCTCAGCAGGTTATAAACGCCAGTTCAATGAGGAAGTGCAACACTTGGGGCTACGAAGGAGTTACCCTAAGTGTTTATGGAGAGACGATATAAGCAACTTAATTTGGAAGAGAGGGACAGGATAACGGAGTTGAAGGCAAGGGGTTTTAGCCTGAG includes the following:
- a CDS encoding type II toxin-antitoxin system HicB family antitoxin, yielding MDFFTTVLRQSGDYWVALCLENGLVGQGRTKEQAIEKLKEAIASLEEVQKTEDIYSAPLSIKELHEFLTVEEKEPLSEPYEVRAVYA